The following nucleotide sequence is from Pseudobdellovibrionaceae bacterium.
CTGGCTTCAGATGTCATTTGGCGGCAAACCCTAGAGATTAAGAAAACCAAACCGGTCATTGCCTCCTTTGGCGACATTGCCGCTTCTGGGGGGTACTATCTGGCCGCCGGAGCTGATCATATTTTTGCTGAGGCCAATACTCTAACCGGTTCCATCGGCGTCTTTGGCGTTTACTTCACAACTCAAGATTTCTTTGACAAAAAGCTGGGGGTTACCTTTGATCGTGTTCTCACCCACCCCTACGCCGACGTGGGAGACGGCAGCCGCCCCATGACCACTTTTGAACGCAAGCGCATTCAATCACAAGTGGAGCAGACGTATCAGCAATTTCTGCGTGTTGTGAAGCAAGGGCGCAATTATCAGTCGGAAGAGGAAGTGGACAATGTCGCTCGCGGAAGAGTGTGGTCGGGCCTTCAAGCTCTGCAGCAGGGACTTGTTGACGACCAAGGCGGCCTAAGCGAAGCCCTCAAAAAGGCAGCTGAGGTCGCAAATCTTGGTGACAGCTGGGATGTGGAGGTCTTTCCCCGCGAGAAGTCACCCTTTGAACAGCTGATGATGGCCTTTGGCGACATGGCATGGGTTCAAAACCTGCTTCAGTCAGAGCATCCCTTTCAAGATATTGTGGACCTGTGGAATCGCATGAGAGTCTGGCAAAAAGGGGGAGGAGTCCTGGCCTTAAATCCAGACCAAATCGAGATTAGATAACAGAGGCGCCTGGACTTTGGTGCTGCTTCATACACAATCTCAACCCCTTGTCTTCACCCTATCAACTCATTAGTGCTTGTCCCCACCCGTCAAGGGGGCTAGCCTTAACACGTAACCTACAACACAAGAGAGAGCAGCAATGAAAGTTTTGAGTTTACTTTGTCTATCCTTTCTTTTTGTTTGGCCCGCCCTTGCCCAGGAAGTCAAAGTCCTGAAGGTCAAAGGCAACAAGGCAGTAATCAAGATCCCGAAAGACATGGAAATCAGCAAGGGACAAACCCTGATGATTGGCGGCGGCGATGAGGGGGATGAAGAAGGCGGCGGGAGCACCATGGCCAAGGGCTCTGGATCGAGAAATACTGCTCTGGCCATGTCTTTTTCCATGACCAGCCTATCATTTGAAAGAACGACCTCCGCAGGAGGAAAATCTACTGGAGATAGCAACACTATTTCTCTTGCCGTCTCTTACGGCTGGAACAAGGGCTGGGCCGAGTACGGACCGGTTTTTATCTACCAGTCATCTGATAACGGCTCATCGAAGTCGACAGAGTTCGATCTCGGAGGATATTTCGAGTACAACTTCAAAACCAACAAGCCTGGTGAGTGGATGATACCGGCGGCTGGAATTCAGGTGGCCTGGGCCCAGTTGAGCCAGGAAACCACTGGCTCGTCAGCCGATGGCAACGGCCCTCTTATTGACATTTACTTTTCCTGTAAGCTTTTTCCCTGGTCTGATAATTTCGCTATTTCACCGACTTTGGGTTACCGCATGGTTACCTATGACTTCAGCGAATATAAGGACAGCTATAGCGGCCTAGTATTAGCCGCCAGCATTATGGGCTACTTTTGATTATTTGCGTCCTCAAGAGTTAGTAACAGCAAGATCTTCTTTTTTCGACAAAGGGCCTCATGCAGAGGCCCTCACTTTATTGTGGCGAAGCTCCTGCAGAGCGGCCTCTGTGTTCAAAAGTATTTCCAGTCGACTTTCCAACTGATCCATCAAATCATCGAATGATCCAATTGGTGCCGCCTGAGCGCCACTTCCACCGCTGTCGATCATATTTTTAAGATTCTCGATGATTTCAGAAGGTAAGTGAGCTTCGGTGATCAACCTAAAATTGGAATAGACCTCACGAAGCTGCTTGGTGATGCAACGAATCTCCTCACGCGCCCGGCTGATTTCATGTTCAATCAACAGTTGATCAATGGCTCCCATCAAAACATCAGTACGAATGGGCTTTTCAAAAACTTTGAAGACTCCGATGTTAACAGCCTGGATAACACTCTCTTTGTCCAAGTTTCCCGACAACAAGATGGAGGGGAAATCCATGCCCCGCTCGATCGCCTGAGAGATCATCTCCGTCCCCGTAATTCCCGGCATCATAAAGTCCGAAATCAACAGATCTGGATGAATTGAGTTCGGATCGTCAATATAGGAGAGAAAAGCCTTAGGGCTTTCAAAGCCTCTGGTGTTGTAAGATTCCGACAACAGACTTGAGAAGGTCTCAAGCAACATGGGCTCATCATCTACAATAAATATGAGGGGCTTTTTCCTTGGAATTTTCATCGTCATTTCGTCAATCATAACCAATCTCCACTTACATCCTACGTTTAACTGACCACTACAAAGAGTTTAGCAAGACCGAGGCTCAGTTCGCGATTGGTCAGAATGAGACAACTTTGTCTCAATACGAATATCCTGAGAATTTACACCCACTTCCCCAACCTTGATGCGAGTCAATGTTAAGAACCTTTAATAAACCAATCTACTTTTTGGAATCTAAGCTTAGAATTTTCTTAAGATTTTGGAGAAATCCACACAAATGTGTTCGCTTTTGGAGCTGTCATAACGCACTACTGACCGGGCTGACAGGTCTTGTCCTTCTGCTCTTTTGCCAGGTTGTAGACCTGATCCAAGCGGCTCTCTTTGATCACCGTATTGTTCCAAAAGGCCTCAACTGCAATACGAAGAGCTCCACAGGACATATCCTCGATTTCATCGCGAGCAGCTCCAGACAGGGGGCCCTCAGGATTGGTTGATAACAGGGAGAGCAGAAGAAAGTCTTTCGAATCTACATCGATTCCATCCATGTTCTCCTCAATATCTGCCCAGACCGCATCCGCCAATGTTTGGTCGCTCTCCTTAGCTAAGGCCATACCAAATTTCAGGCTGATTTCCTGAGCCAGCTGATCAATCTTCCACTCCCCAAAAGAATCCAGAGCAAAGGACTTCTCACGCTCAAATAGATAGATCTCAAAGCTGATTACATCGTAAGCCATTTTACGAATCTCCGGATCTGGATCACTCAAGAACCGCAGCCAATCCCGAAACGGCTCGGCCTCATAGTAGATCGATCGTAGTCTCGCCAGCTCATAGCCCATTAGTTTTTTGCGCTCATCTGGCCTCAGGCCATCTTGTGAACTACGGTAAAGATCAAGGCCTCTTTCATAAAGCCAATAAGCTCTCTCGACTCTAGAAAATCCTGCCAACCCTTCAACCCGCTCTCTCGCCAGTCGCACAACTGGAGATCCAGGAGAAAATCGAGACGCGAAGTTGTAGCCCCTAACTCCTTTTATCTCTTCGCCCAGGCCGAATTCTTTGTCCAACCCGGCTGCAAAAATCATGTTGGAAGTTCCTAAAGACTCATCAAGAACTCTCTCGGCCAGCTCCTGACTCGTCATCTCGGGATCGACCAATTCAAAGAATCGGGAATTGATATCGTAACCCAAAGATCTGTAGGCCTCAGCGAGGACAGCCCGAGCAGGTCCCGTGTGATCCAACAAAAAGGAGCGACGGAGTGACTTAAAACCCTCTACCACCTGGCCACAATCCTGGTGTCCAATCAACGACATGGCCTTCGCGAATTCGCTCTGCGACTCACGGCTTAAATCAACTTTCCGCAATGCTCTACGCATATCAACCTGAGTGGCGAGCGGGCTGACTGCCCTAACTTCTTCAGCCAGTCGAAGCATTTTGTAAGCATTGACAAGTCCAAACCCGTTGTTAGACATGAAATCCCTATTAGATGGCAGCGGGATCGACGACTCTCTCAGGAGCTCCTCGGTCTGATCATAGGTGACTTCCGGAAGAAGGCTGGCCACGTTCATAAGACTCCCAGAGACCAGTGGGGCAGCCCCACTAGTGCCGCTAAAGAGTTCGGGCTTTTCGTCGTGGACAGTGGTATAGACAAAAAAATCTGAGGGCCCAAGAACAGTGACCTTTTTCCCCTGCATGGAGAAATCGCTGACTAAACCATCTGGAGCCATGGAACCGACCACCACCGCCCTTAGGGAATTTACGGCAAATCCCAGTTTGCGAGGATAGTCATTACCCGAAGCCACAACGAGAATTCGCCCCTGATCAGCAAACTGACTTAGATTTTTCAGGGGCGCTTCATGGGCATCGATTAGCACCGACATATTGATGATTTTGGCCCGCGATAATGAAAATAGCTGAACCGTCTTCTTAAAGTCCTGGTCCCCTCCCCGGCCGGCAACGGCGGCAATTTCGCCATCAAGTGCCGAACCATAGCGAGGATGAAGGATTAGATTGGTAACAAGATTGGCGTGGTCCTCATTGAAAAGCCAATTTGACGGACCCCATGGATTGTTAGTCCCCTCAGCGGTTATACGCAGAACTGCATCAGCCGGAACTTTGTGCTTGAGGTTTTTCGGAATGTAACCTGAGTCGATGACCCCCACGCCAACAAGTTTTCGATCCGCAATTTGTGCCAATCGCTCTTTGGCCAAGTCAGCACCAATATACTCCTGGGCCCACAAAGGTGTTAGTTTTCCCGCCGCGATGACAGGTTCTGACCCCTTGTCGACCACAGGACACTCAGCAATGCGATTGCCCTGAGGTAAAACCTGAGGTTTCGCACGCCGATTCGCCGTACAGCCGATCACACTCACAGCTAAAATTATAGGAATAACAAGGCTCCCGCGCGCCATGGACTTCCGACCTGTCTGCGTGAAATGTTACCGGAAAAGAATTAATTACAAATCCTCGTCCGTCAGAAGCCGCACAAGTCAGCTCCCACATCATACGTTATAGGTCTTCAGACTCAGCAAGAGGGGTGCCAATGCTGCCTTCACTAGGCAGCCATCATGGTCCCGCAACCGAACACGTCGAGGAATTCTTCAAAGCTGCTCTCGCACTCCAACAATGCAAAAAGAAGATTGTTGTTGGCTCGGTCCTCACGGATCCCTAGGTGCCCAAACAACATCTCCTTATTGATGAGGAATAACGAATCTTCAACGTCCTGGTTGTCGTTCTCCATCCGATCCCTATGAATTTTGCCGAGGTTGAAATATATCATCCTCAATTCACTCGTTCCCATGCCCTCATTATACTGACCAAAGGCCTGTCAGTAGAGCGATAAATGCTCGGTGAAATATTCTGATTCACCAATATTTACAACCCCTTACAGATTGCAGGAAAGTCAAAATTTGTGTCCATCCTTTAGTCGAAGGGGGGTCGGTGCAGGTTTGATTTTCGCTTTTTTCTGACTACGACTTGGTCAGTCTCGACTTGATTCCAGTCGGGCACACCCAAGGCCCGGATTTACTTTGCGAGGAACACAGACACTCAATCACTAGGTAAAATAAAAGCAACAACAGCAACGGAGAGACCACAACATGAGCCGACATCTTCTGTTATTCGCCATGCTTTTCATGGTGGCTTCAAGTGTTTCTTGTTCAAAAGCTAAACTCGGGGTGCGCAACCTTCGCAGTAACACTCCCTCTGTCCCTCCGATTAAAAAACTCAGCTTCCCGCGTATCGTCTCCGAACCAGAAACCAAAATCGGCGCCGGCCTAAGCTACCAATACCAAATCGAGTTTGAAAATGCTCCTGCCTTCCCCTTTTCCTTCAATCTCATAGCAGCTCCAATGGGCATGAAGATATCCCCCCAGGGAACCATTAACTGGGAGACTGGCCTCCATCACGTAGGTCAGCACCGCATTTCCCTCGAAGCCTATGAATCCACTAACCCTGAGAACAAGGTGGAACAAAGTTTTGTTCTCACCGTCACGGAATACTGTGATCTCACCCAACCGGCATTGGCTGTGTTCTTAGATCGCAACCGGGACGGCAGCACAGAAGGAGATAAAATTATAACTCTGGCTGATGAATTCAGTGGATCTCTCACTGCCATAGAGAACTACAACTACAAGTGGTGGGCTCCTCACATTCAAATTGGCCCGCGCGGGGATCACTATGCTTCCAGTGTGTTTTTCTACCATGGCTCCGATGGCCTTTATCTATTTCTCCTTATTGACCGCGAAGGTGGCGGCGCTTTTGCCAATCGGGTGGACATGGGCATCGCCGTCAAGGGCAATGGCTTTATGGACGACATTGTCTTCGCTGATGATCCAGCACGCTGGTGGCGCAAAAGCCCTTTGGAAAGAGTGATTCGCGAAAGGGGCCATTTTTACCAGGGCTCCTTTATGAATTGGTTTAAGGCCGACGGGGCGGTGATTGGACCCCTCAACCTTTCAGATCAACTACAGATTGCGGTGCAGTTCGATGACCCGGGCCAGCTTCGCCACTTGTATTTCCATCGCCACGATTCCACTCCTGAGGGGCGACGGTACTCCTTTGTCAGCGAGCCAGATCAAGTCTGGCCGGGCCTGATCTTCGCCCTGAGCCAGAAGGCCCCCTGTTTAGAATAGGCGCCTAAATCCCTATCCTTATTACAAATTTCGGGAGAATTCTTTTCTTCGGACCCCTCCAAGGCGGGCCCTTTCTTGAGTTTTCGCGCCTAGCGTTATAAGCCTCGGACGGGAAACCCATCCCCCTCAACAAACTAAGGAGTATTCACATGAACGCACTCACAAGAATTGCCCTGGCAAGTGCGGCTATTTTCTCATTGGTAGCTAGTGCCCAGGCTTCTCAAGTTGTCCGCTCAACGGTTTTGAGCAAGGACGTGAACTTCAACCTCAATCAACCCGGCGACAAGATCCCTGTTCGTAAGGAATTGGATCTTGGACCTCAATACCAAGGAACCTTTGTTAAGCGAGTTGTCGCCGAAGGTACTGGCTGCGGCCAGATGATTCTGGTTGTAAATCATCAACCCCTGGAAGGATCTGAAATGACTGTTTGTAGTCAGTTTGGAAACTTCAACCTGGCTAGCTCTGAATTGAATTATGATCTAGACCACGACGGCGTTCGCAGCCTGCAGATTCAATTAGTGTGGGGAAACCTGAACATCAACAAAGTGGGTGTCGTTATTTCTGACCAATTCGATCCCTGGAATCTGCGCACTCAGTTGCAAGTTTGCCAAAGCGAGAAAGAGGCCATGAGACAAGGAATGGATGAGCTTGTTCGCTCCAACACTTCCTTGACCGAGAGCAACCGCTACTTGAACGAAGAGCTTTCTCGTAAGCGCACTTCTCTTGCTTCTTGTGAAGCCAACGAAACCGCTCTATCCCTTGAGAACACTGAGCTTCGTCGGGCCATTGAGCAGCTGGCTGCTCGTTGCACTCCTGGCCGTCCTCCGGTTTACCCTGGACGCCCTACACGCCCAAGAAGGTAATCTAGAGAAACTCTCGGAAATTTCGAGTAAGAAAAACGGTATCCATCACTTGGATACCGTTTTTTTATGCCCGTAAATCTCACATAAAAAAACCCGCCGAAAAATCGACGGGTTCAAAATCAAATTCAATTTTAAATACGAGTCTGAACTTACCAGCTCGCCTTAGTCACACCAGGAATCTTTCCAAGATGAGCCATCTCACGAAAGCTCAAACGAGAAAGACCAAACTTGCGCAGGTTACCGCGAGGACGACCAGTCAGGTGACAACGGTTGCGCACGCGAATGGGGTTTCCGTTCTTAGGAAGCTTCTGCAACTTCAAGAAAGCCTGCTCGCGCTCTTCTTCAGAAAGATTTGGATCCAAAGACTGTTTGCGTAATGCTTTACGGACAGGACCCTGTTTAGCAGATAACTGCTTTCTGCGGTTGTTCTTTGAAACTGCACCTAATGTCGCCATAGAAAACTATCCTCATTCATTCAAGGCGTTGAAAACTCTCCTTTTATTCGAATTCGCAGGAAATGCAAGGGCTTTGAAAAAAATGCCTCTCGTCCGCCGGTGTCATCAGTCCTCGTCGAGGCCGAAGCGTTTTCGTAATTCCTCAATGTTTTCAGTCTGTTCTGTCACCTCAGTGACCTCATCTTCGATCTCCACCCCTCCCTGACGTGTCAGCAGACATTCTTCGTAGAGGTCCCGGATTTCGGCCTCCCACTGGCCCTTGAGGTACTTCTTCAGCTTGGAGGGCGACAACTCCCCAATCTCCACCTTAACCTTCAGCACGCAGACCTCTCGGTCATTCCAGTAGAAAGACAAAAGAGCATCACGGGCCGCGCCAACATTGGTCTCAAGCATAAAAAGGCACTTATGACCGCGAAACTGGAAGGACACCTCTTCCATGTCAGAGCCTTTGGTAATTGCCTGAGGATGGGTCACCAGATGGGGCAATCGAGCATCGCAGGTCTCACCCCAATGAGCAAAATTGCGAACATCATCCAGATAAAGGTCACAGAGAACCTGATCCAAGTGGGATTCCGCGACCTCTTTTTTGATCGACTCCACTCGTTCCATCACCATGTCCTGAGGAGAGCGGGTGGCCTTCATCTTTTGTTCTGGCTCGATCTTCCAGCCGGACTTGGTAATCAAGAAGGTCTCCAAGCGCTTCAAAACACCCTGATTGGAGTCCTGCATGGGTGGCAGAGGAGGAGCCTCTTCGCGCGTTCGCCCACGCGGAGGTGGTGGCGGAACGGGTGGAGGTGACGCCTTGGCCTCCTCTCGCTCCTCAATATCAACCCCACCTTCCTCGTCATCAACAATGATTCGCAAGTCAGGAGGCTGGTAAGCCTGACTGGGCTGGCGGGTTGGGGTGCGGGTAACCTTCTTCTCAGAAGACAGGGCCACTCCTGTGACGGTTTCAAAAATAGGCATACTGAGCTCTTCACCCTTCATCATCCCGCGAAAGCTCTCAATCATGGGCATGATTTCCCTTGGATCGAGCAGCATAAAGTCCACAGGAATCCAAATATTGGAGGAAAAGAATGTGGAATAAAGATGGACCACAAAAGAGTCGTTTACGGCCCGCATCCAGGTTTGGCTTCTGCGGTCTAACTTGATGACCACAAGATCTTGAAAACTTGTTCGCTTTAAGGAAATGGATTTAATTTCGGTCATCTTAATTCGGCCCAACTTCACAAAGGACGAGGCATCGTAGGCTCCGTTCTGATCCAAAATCAAGACCGGCCCCAACTCCAACATAATGCGAATGGCGTAAACAAAGAGCAGAGTCAGAACCAGCCCACCACTGATGAGAAATCCTCCAAATACAAGACTACTCCAGAAGGTGAGATGAGAGCGCATATACAATAGAAAAACAAAGCCAATAAATGTCAGACACATGGTCAGAACGAAAACCAACTTCAGCAGATAGGTCTGATCTGCGGTAATCGAAATTCGAAATGGCTGAGCCTTGGTTGCCAATGGCCCGGACTGCTCACTTCGCATCTATTGGTACACCCTTAACCTTTTGTCTTTGATCTTTTCTACCTGCCCAAACCAGCGATATCGATCAGCTCCCTCCGGCCAGCTCTGCTGCCTTCCAAGCTGTTCCCGTTTTTCAACCAGGTAAAACCTTGCCGACTGATCCTTCTTTCCTTTGCGTTTCCCAATCCAGTTTGAAAACTCCCTCTCCACACAGGTAACAAATGTCCGTGGATGACCTTTAACTGACTTAGTCTTAATTTCCCACTGTCCTTTCCCTGCTAACCAAGAAGACTCAATCACTACCCAAGAATCACCTGGTTCACGAAACTGCCAACACATGGAAAACTGAGATTCAGAAAGGGATAACTCCTTCATCCAGCCGGGCACAAATTGGGAACCCTCGGTTACGCCGACATACAAGGGAGGTGCCGAAGATTCATCTTCATTTGCGGATAATGTCGGTTTGTTGGATGCAGAGGAGTTCACGGACTTTGCGCTGTCAGCACAAGCCGGAAGAACAAAACATAGTAATGTTACTAAGCCCACAAAACTCAGGCCTCTCGACACCACGCCTCTCCTTACGCAACTATGGAGACTTTCAATACTTTTTCGGAATTGGTGAGGACGGTCTAAAGGACCCATCACCCTCCCCCGGTGTAGACCTTGACCTTGGTCTCGGGGGATTTGAATAATTCGGACGGAAGTCGCGGAAAAACTGTCCTAAATGGACAAGCCCTGGGGGTCTCTGTCGCTGGACGGCACCTGAAGATCTTTAAGGTTTTCCTTCAAGCAAGCTTCCAAATGTTTGGCCGTTGCCGAATAATCACCGTCCTTTGGGGCTGACTCCATGCACTTCTGCACGGTCTCATCCATCTTCATCATTCCAGAATGACCCTCCGGCCCTGAAGATTTCATACCCTTGCCGCGAAGATGAAACATTCCCTTCTGGTGATGCGGATCTGAATGGGACCAGTGATAACCCGCTTGAGAACCACTGCTGTCGCGATCACAGTAGCGGACAAAACGGACAGTGCTCGCAATGGCACCGCCAATTCCAGCGAGAACCAGCACCGAGGCCGCTGCCTTTAGTGCGTGGCTATTCTCCTTTTTTGCAAAGTGCCAGAGAATCAATCCCCCAGCGATAATCAGCGCCTCGATTAACCAGGTTAAGATTCCCATTAATACCCCCTTTAGTGTATCGTGCCTCGCATGGTCTCAAAGACCCACAACCCCTTGTAACTCACTCGGAGAGGTCAGGGTAGCAAAACCTTGGAAGCAATATGTCTGATATTTCGTGGTTAAAACACAAACAAATCCAGGATTATCCATGGTGGGTTCGCCTCCTTTTGCGCGGACAAATGAAAAAGTATGGTACACCCTTGTTCCCAACACTGTACTGGGGCCGCTCACCCATGGCCCTTTTGCTGTTCACCCTGTTTTTTAAGTTTTTTGAACGACGCAAATCCCCGCTTGAACCCGCGCTTCGATCACTGATTATGGTGCGCATTTCCCAGGTCAACTGGTGCAGCTTTTGTGTCGATATGAATTCTTTGTTTTTGCTGGAAAGGGCTCAAGCCATTCACAAACTGGAGGATCTCCACAGCTGGCCCACCAGCACGCATTTTAGCGAAAAAGAAAAGGCCGCTCTCGCCTACGCTGAGGCCGTCACCCGACCGGATCAGTCGGTTCCCATCGATATTCGGGAAAACCTAAAACAATACTTTAGCGAAGACGAGATCGTTGAGCTGACCGCCCTTATTGGATATCAAAATCTTTCCAGCAAGTTCAATTACGCCTTGAGCATCCCGGCGCAGGGTTTGTGTGAGATGCGCACGGCACCGCTACCGATCACGGACGAAGAACCCCAAGGCTAACCGGCACACCACCGTTTGTGGTGGTAACATGCTGAACCCATTTCCCTTCGATCACTGGCAGTTTTCGCCCGGGCCAA
It contains:
- a CDS encoding response regulator; translation: MIDEMTMKIPRKKPLIFIVDDEPMLLETFSSLLSESYNTRGFESPKAFLSYIDDPNSIHPDLLISDFMMPGITGTEMISQAIERGMDFPSILLSGNLDKESVIQAVNIGVFKVFEKPIRTDVLMGAIDQLLIEHEISRAREEIRCITKQLREVYSNFRLITEAHLPSEIIENLKNMIDSGGSGAQAAPIGSFDDLMDQLESRLEILLNTEAALQELRHNKVRASA
- a CDS encoding S8/S53 family peptidase; this encodes MARGSLVIPIILAVSVIGCTANRRAKPQVLPQGNRIAECPVVDKGSEPVIAAGKLTPLWAQEYIGADLAKERLAQIADRKLVGVGVIDSGYIPKNLKHKVPADAVLRITAEGTNNPWGPSNWLFNEDHANLVTNLILHPRYGSALDGEIAAVAGRGGDQDFKKTVQLFSLSRAKIINMSVLIDAHEAPLKNLSQFADQGRILVVASGNDYPRKLGFAVNSLRAVVVGSMAPDGLVSDFSMQGKKVTVLGPSDFFVYTTVHDEKPELFSGTSGAAPLVSGSLMNVASLLPEVTYDQTEELLRESSIPLPSNRDFMSNNGFGLVNAYKMLRLAEEVRAVSPLATQVDMRRALRKVDLSRESQSEFAKAMSLIGHQDCGQVVEGFKSLRRSFLLDHTGPARAVLAEAYRSLGYDINSRFFELVDPEMTSQELAERVLDESLGTSNMIFAAGLDKEFGLGEEIKGVRGYNFASRFSPGSPVVRLARERVEGLAGFSRVERAYWLYERGLDLYRSSQDGLRPDERKKLMGYELARLRSIYYEAEPFRDWLRFLSDPDPEIRKMAYDVISFEIYLFEREKSFALDSFGEWKIDQLAQEISLKFGMALAKESDQTLADAVWADIEENMDGIDVDSKDFLLLSLLSTNPEGPLSGAARDEIEDMSCGALRIAVEAFWNNTVIKESRLDQVYNLAKEQKDKTCQPGQ
- the rpsN gene encoding 30S ribosomal protein S14; the encoded protein is MATLGAVSKNNRRKQLSAKQGPVRKALRKQSLDPNLSEEEREQAFLKLQKLPKNGNPIRVRNRCHLTGRPRGNLRKFGLSRLSFREMAHLGKIPGVTKASW
- a CDS encoding carboxymuconolactone decarboxylase family protein; amino-acid sequence: MSDISWLKHKQIQDYPWWVRLLLRGQMKKYGTPLFPTLYWGRSPMALLLFTLFFKFFERRKSPLEPALRSLIMVRISQVNWCSFCVDMNSLFLLERAQAIHKLEDLHSWPTSTHFSEKEKAALAYAEAVTRPDQSVPIDIRENLKQYFSEDEIVELTALIGYQNLSSKFNYALSIPAQGLCEMRTAPLPITDEEPQG